One Skermanella pratensis genomic window, GAAGCCCGATATCGCCAAGCAACTCGCCGACCGCATGGTGGAGCGCGACGACGTCGATGTCGTGACCGGCATCATATGGTCCAACCTGGCCCTCGCCCTGATGCCAAGCCTGGAACGGGCGGAGGTCTTCTTCCTGAGCCCGAACGCCGGCCCGTCGCAGCTGGCGGGCAAGCAATGCAACCCGTTCTTCTTCGGCGTCGCCTACCAGAACGACGGGCAGCATGAGGCGATGGGGCAGCACATGCAGTCCCAGGGCATCAAGCGCGCCTACCTGATGGCGCCGAACTATCCGGCGGGCAAGGACGCGCTGACCGGGGTCAAGCGCTTCTTCAAGGGCGAGGTCGCGGGCGAGGTCTACACCGCGGTCGGCCAGCTCGACTACGCGGCCGAGCTGGCGCAGCTTCGCGCGGCGGCGCCGGACGGCGTCTATATCTTCTATCCCGGCGGGATGGGAATCAACTTCGTCAAGCAGTTCGAGCAGGCCGGGCTGAAGGGGAAGGTCCCGTTGTTCGGTCCGGGCTTCAGCTTCAGCGAGGATTCGCTGCCGGCGATCGGCGACGCAGCGCTCGGCGTCATGAACACGGCGCAGTGGAGCGGCGACATCGACAACCCGCAGAACCGGAAGTTCGTCCAGGGCTTCGAGGCGGCCTACGACCGGCTGCCGTCGGTCTATGCGGCGCAGGCCTACGACACGGCCCTGCTGCTGGACAGCGCGGTGCGCAAGACCGGCGGAAAGCTCGAGGACAAGGACGCCCTTCGGGCGGCGCTGAAGGCGGCCGAGTTCAAGTCGATCCGGGGCGACTTCAAGTTCAACGCCAACCACTTCCCGATCCAGGACTATTACCTGCGCGAGGTGGTCAAGGACGACAAGGGCCGGCTGACCAACGTGATCCGCGGCACCGTGTTCGAGGACCATGCCGATCCCTACGCGGCTGAGTGCAGGATGTGAACACGCTTCTGCTGGTCGAGCAGGGGCTGAACGGGCTTCAACTGGGCGTGATGCTGTTCCTGATGGCGGCCGGGCTGACGCTCGTCTTCGGCATCATGGACATGATCAACCTGGCGCACGGCTCGTTCTACATGATCGGCGCCTACCTGACGGCGACCTTCGCGCCGCTGCTCGACAGCTTCGTCCTGGGCGTGCTGGTCGCCCTGCCGCTGGCGGCCCTGGTCGGCATGGCGGTCGAGATGGTGGCTCTGCGGACCCTTTACCGGCGCGAGCACCTGGACCAGGTGCTCGCTACCTTCGGCCTGATCCTGTTCTTCAACGAACTGGTGCGGATCGTCTGGGGGCCGCAGGCGATCTTCCTGAGCCCGCCGGCATGGCTGGGCGGAACGGTCGAGATCATTCCCGGCGTGCCCTATCCCGCGTTCCGTCTGGCGATCATCGGCGTCGGGCTGGCGGTCGCCTGCTTCCTGTACCTGCTGATCACCCGGACCCGGACCGGCATGCTGATCCGCGCCGGCGCGTCCAACCGGGAGATGCTGGGGGCGCTGGGCGTCGACGTTAAGCGGCTTTATACCCTGGTGTTCGGCCTGGGTGCCGCACTGGCCGCCCTGGCCGGCGCAATGGCGGGACCGATCCTGGCGGTTCAGGTCGGCATGGGCGAGAGCGTGCTGATCCTGACCTTCGTGGTG contains:
- a CDS encoding branched-chain amino acid ABC transporter permease, with product MNTLLLVEQGLNGLQLGVMLFLMAAGLTLVFGIMDMINLAHGSFYMIGAYLTATFAPLLDSFVLGVLVALPLAALVGMAVEMVALRTLYRREHLDQVLATFGLILFFNELVRIVWGPQAIFLSPPAWLGGTVEIIPGVPYPAFRLAIIGVGLAVACFLYLLITRTRTGMLIRAGASNREMLGALGVDVKRLYTLVFGLGAALAALAGAMAGPILAVQVGMGESVLILTFVVIVIGGLGSVRGALVGALLVGMVDTMARALLPTLLRAVMPPSQADGMGASLASMTIYILMAAVLAWKPRGLFPAHA
- a CDS encoding ABC transporter substrate-binding protein, with amino-acid sequence MIEGDDQQKPDIAKQLADRMVERDDVDVVTGIIWSNLALALMPSLERAEVFFLSPNAGPSQLAGKQCNPFFFGVAYQNDGQHEAMGQHMQSQGIKRAYLMAPNYPAGKDALTGVKRFFKGEVAGEVYTAVGQLDYAAELAQLRAAAPDGVYIFYPGGMGINFVKQFEQAGLKGKVPLFGPGFSFSEDSLPAIGDAALGVMNTAQWSGDIDNPQNRKFVQGFEAAYDRLPSVYAAQAYDTALLLDSAVRKTGGKLEDKDALRAALKAAEFKSIRGDFKFNANHFPIQDYYLREVVKDDKGRLTNVIRGTVFEDHADPYAAECRM